The Erigeron canadensis isolate Cc75 chromosome 4, C_canadensis_v1, whole genome shotgun sequence genome window below encodes:
- the LOC122597983 gene encoding uncharacterized protein LOC122597983 gives MIGVISEDCGSQFVGTLVSVLVGLIPVAKKRSRIAVDQGKRMLFSPFLDKKVVGTHRPSPCIASARGDASGGVQSGFLCPTLIRDRKLIGCEQITLIQEVSKSVVFKKLHATSKFFSGSSSSSSSLSSSSDDSSYHHLRQHDVCSTFASTIHCVLDGMIMNPIRNEDTNELEEMTTTAPGCHAAANNFGSTDVVEKGSQISFFSKGYVSQMISLYESKRSNIVFEKESQKSFFSKGQNYSISTNHLFERKQSNLVFESNSKPGPIESESENSTNIGLSCKQDKKVVGVHRASPYIPPAPGDASVIVQSGFLQPALTQDGKLIGCENRQGKDKQLTSVMERTRKLHEVDLIRKQEINAVNIHSIVPKGGKPIDSQKHKGQKKQLNSVMKRRTVTGLVRKQHKQVVGTQRTITGVVLDQGHIPAVRSGFEQPTLIQKYSSTSIGSEKLQGSETLLISVAQSKKKPGIIDSSRKNHINVVSTRKGLVGERSLQSVSKKKPGNIDPSRKKEMKVVSTRKDLVDERFLQSVSKKNQGNLDPSRKNDIKVVGTLKDFADGRSLQCASKQKNVKTVPQAPPYKGHKISSTSELKPQWKF, from the exons ATGATAGGTGTCATTTCTGAGGATTGTGGCAGTCAGTTCGTTGGAACTCTTGTAAGTGTGTTGGTTGGTTTGATTCCCGTTGCTAAGAAGAGAAGTCGTATAGCTGTTGATCAAGGGAAAAGAATGCTCTTTTCGCCTTTCCTTGATAAAAAGGTCGTGGGTACCCATAGACCATCTCCATGTATTGCCTCAG CTCGAGGCGATGCATCAGGTGGTGTTCAATCTGGCTTTCTCTGCCCTACTCTTATTCGGGATAGAAAGTTGATTGGCTGTGAACAGATAACTCTCATTCAGGAGGTTAGCAAGTCAGTTGTGTTCAAGAAACTACATGCCACTTCAAAATTCTTTTCtggttcatcatcatcatcatcatccttatCGTCGTCGTCTGATGATTCTTCCTATCATCATCTTCGACAGCAT GATGTTTGTTCTACGTTTGCTAGCACAATTCACTGCGTGCTTGATGGGATGATCATGAATCCAATTCGAAATGAAGATACTAACGAGCTTGAGGAAATGACCACAACAGCACCCGGTTGTCATGCAGCTGCTAACAATTTTGGGAGTACAGATGTTGTCGAGAAAGGAAGTCAAATTTCGTTTTTCAGCAAGGGGTACGTATCTCAGATGATTTCTCTTTATGAGAGTAAACGATCAAATATCGTTTTTGAGAAAGAAAGTCAAAAATCTTTCTTCAGCAAAGGGCAGAATTATTCGATAAGTACGAACCATCTATTTGAAAGGAAACAATCCAATCTCGTTTTTGAGAGCAATAGTAAGCCGGGGCCTATTGAAAGTGAGAGTGAGAATTCAACAAATATTGGCTTGAGTTGTAAACAAGATAAAAAGGTTGTGGGTGTTCATAGAGCGTCGCCGTATATTCCCCCAG CTCCAGGTGATGCATCAGTTATTGTTCAATCAGGGTTTCTTCAACCTGCTCTTACTCAGGATGGGAAGTTGATTGGGTGTGAGAATCGACAG GGTAAAGATAAGCAATTAACTTCTGTCATGGAGCGTACAAGGAAATTGCATGAAGTTGACTTGATTAGGAAACAGGAAATAAATGCCGTGAACATTCATAGCATTGTTCCTAAGGGTGGCAAGCCGATTGACTCTCAGAAACACAAG GGAcagaaaaaacaattaaattctgTTATGAAGCGTAGAACCGTAACTGGATTGGTGCGGAAACAACATAAACAAGTAGTGGGTACCCAAAGAACCATTACCGGTGTTGTCCTAG ATCAAGGACATATACCAGCTGTTCGGTCAGGGTTTGAACAACCAACTCTTATTCAGAAATATAGCAGCACGTCGATCGGGTCTGAGAAACTCCAG GGATCTGAGACACTATTAATTTCTGTTGCACAGAGTAAAAAGAAGCCAGGGATCATCGACTCAAGCaggaaaaatcatataaatgttGTGAGTACCCGTAAAGGTTTGGTTGGTGAGAGGTCTCTACAGTCAGTATCCAAAAAAAAACCAGGAAACATCGACCCAAGCAGGAAGAAGGAGATGAAGGTTGTGAGTACGCGTAAAGATTTGGTTGATGAGAGGTTTCTTCAGTCGGTATCCAAAAAGAATCAAGGAAACCTTGATCCAAGCagaaaaaatgatataaagGTTGTGGGTACGCTCAAAGATTTTGCTGATGGGAGGTCTCTTCAGTGTGCATCCAAACAGAAGAATGTTAAAACTGTTCCTCAAGCACCACCTTATAAAGGTCACAAAATCAGCTCTACTTCTGAGCTCAAACCTCAGTGGAAATTCTAG